The genome window AGGTCCAAGTATAAGTATATTATGATGTCCAGCAGCAGCTACTTCCATTGCTCTTTTTAATGCATACTGTCCCTTAATGTCAGAAAAATCACCATATTGATTCTGCTCTTCAACAGTCTGGGTAAAAGTTGTTGAGGTATAAGATTCAATGTCTAATTCTTCATTTAAATACAATACTAATTCACTCAAACTCTTTACAGGAATAATATCTATATTTTTGACTACACTGCATTCATCTCTATTGTCAAAAGGTATAATGGCCCTTTTTATTCCTTTTTCCATCAAAGAAATAGTTATTGGTAACGCCCCATCAATTCTACTTATATTACCATCTAAAGATAGCTCGCCAATAAAACAAGTGTCATCAAAAAATCTTTGCTTCACAACCTCCATTGCTGTTAGTATTCCAACTGCAATAGATAAGTCTAACTGAGAACCCTCTTTTCTTGTGTTTGCAGGTGCAAGATTCACTGTAATTCTGCTTAATGGAAACTCATACCCGCTATTCTTAATAGCAGTTCTTACTCTTTCTTTAGATTCCTTTATTGAAATATCCGGAAGACCTACTATATTAAATACTGGAAGACCTCGAGATATATCAGTTTCAACCTCTACAATAGTCCCATCTAATCCTTGTAAGACACAGGTTTTTACTTTAGAAAGCATATGGCTTACTCCTTTTTACCTTATAAAATTCTAAAAACTTAGATAGAATAAATGTCATATTTTAGTTTATTCTATAATAGTGAATAATTCAATAGGTAGTTTATTATTCCTTTAAACATTCTGAAAATTTAACTCAAAGCCCTTATGTCAATAACTCAAAAAACTGCCATTAAATAGGCAGTTATCCATTAAATCTTCTCTACATCCCCATATTCAATACCAAAAGTATCTACTGTTGCTTTTTTAATTATTTGGTCTTTTATAGGCTTATCACTATAATCTCTTTTAACATTAACAATTCTATCAACTTCCTCTATTCCTTCTATAGTTTTCCCAAAAGCTGCATATTCACCATCTAGATGTGGTGCTTTTTCAACCATAATAAAGAACTGAGAGCCTGCTGAATTTGGCAGCATTGACCTTGCCATAGAGATAACTCCTCTTTCATGTTTTAGATTATTGTCAAAGCCATTACTTTTGAATTCTCCCTTAATTGAATAACTAGGACCTCCAGTTCCATTGCCTTGAGGACACCCCCCTTGTATCATAAATCCTGGAATTACCCTATGAAAAGTTAGCCCATCATAAAATCCTTTGCTTACTAATGATATAAAGTTTCTCACAGTATTAGGGGCAACATCCGGATATAATTCTACTTTAATATTCTTTCCATTCTCTAACTCAATAGTTACTATAGGTTTATTACTCATATTTATCCTCCCTTGATATCTATTATTATAATTCAAAAGTACAGCACATACTATTATATAATGTTTACTATAATTTTAAAACATATTATTACTTATAATCCTTCTAGAGTCTATAACTCAACCTAAATATATCATATTTTTTGCATATGCTACAATATTATATTAAATTTTGCATTGCTTATTTAAATTCTAATTTACTCATCTCTAAAAATATTCCTTGGGAAATAGCCACATAGTGACAATTTTTTATTCATCATATATTTATTTGTTACTTTATACCACTTCATGTCTAAAAGGATAAATAGTTTTTTATTGAACATAATATTATTATGTTAACACATTTTGTTATATACGGATTATTAGGAATGCTTATGGAAGTTTTTTGGACTGGATTACATTCTCTGCTATCAGGAAATCTAAACTTAATCAGCTTTACTAGTATTTGGATGTTTTTTATATATGGAACTGCTGTTTTTTTAGAACCTGTACATCATAAGATAAGGAGGAAAAATATTTTATTTAGAGGAATAACATGGGTTCTTTTAATATATGGAATTGAATTTTTAAGTGGCTTTTTATTAGATAAATTAATAGGCTCCTGTCCATGGGATTATAGAAGCTCTACCAATTTCACACTTAAGGGATATATACGATTCGATTATTTCCCTGTATGGTTTTTTGTAGGTTTATTATTTGAAAAGCTTCATGATCTATTAGATAAAGGATTTATAGGGTTAAAGCAGAGATAACCCTATGATTATGTCCAAAAAGCATTTTGAATATGATTGATTTTCCTATCCGCGTTTAAATACACTTCAATTATGTCAAATCTATATTCATAGTTAATTAGTCTCTTAAAATTTATGTAATTTTGAGCTACTCTAATAATCTTTTGCTGTTTTTTATAGTTAACTGATTCATAGGGCAAACCATACCTGTTGCTAGTTCTTGATTTTACTTCAACAAACACAATAGTCTGACATATTTGTGCCACAATATCTATTTCACCTGCTTTAACTCTAAAATTTCTATCTAATATTTTATAGCCATTATCTAATAAGTAATTTACTGCTATATTTTCTCCAATAAGTCCAATATTTCTTGTGTTATTTCCCATGGTCTTCCCTCTCTGCATCAAGCTCATAAATAAAAGAAAGAATTTCCGCAACTGCAAAGTATAATTCCTCAGGTATTTCTTGTGCAATCTCAAGTTTAATTAGGCTATGAGCTAATAGTTGATCTTCAATAATTTTTATCCCTTCATCATTACCTTTGTTAATAATATTATCAGCAATAATTCCTTTTCCTTTTGCTATTACATAAGGTGCATCTCTTTCATTTTCATCATATTTTAAAGCTACTGCTATCTTTCTATCTTTATCATCATTCAATATTGTCACACCCTAACATCAATATTATAGCTAGAAAGCATTTCATCATCCATAAATATGTCTACTAGACTTTTTTCTTTATCTTCTGTAATATTTATCAGAACATTTTGATAACCTAAATCCTCCAGAGCCCTACGTAAGTAATTAATTTTATTTCTAAAAAACTGAATAAACTCATTTTCCACTTTAAAATCTAGCCTTATGCTTCTTGGATTTATTTTACATAACACGTCCACTTTTTTCAAGTACTTAGTATCTAGTGAAATATAAAAGGTATAATTATTCTTTTCAAGTTTATTGTTCTTCTTTAAAATGGTTACATGTCCATCATTTTGCTCATCTCTGAATTCTATAGGTATCTGTAAAAAAGAAAAAAAAGTGTTCAATTTATTATGTAACTCCAAACTTTTAAAAACATTATCTAGTTTAATACTAGATTCCTTAATACCACTTTTCTTAGATGATATATTATTAATTTGCTCTGTTAACTCTTTAATACTAGTTAAGAAGAGCTTTACAACTTCCTTGTTAAAATTATTCTCAGTGTCTACCTTTATAGGCTTAACATTAATTTTGTTGAATAAATTAATGTCTTCTTTTAAAATAGTATTATCATTATTGCTATGAACTCTAGGATGATTAGCTAGCTCATTTAATGAGTTTATTATTTCCTTTCCATGTTCTAATACCTTAGATAAAGTTTCATAGTTTTCTATAGATATCTCAACACCTAACTTCATTAAAAGAATAACCTTATCTATAATACTTTTTGTTGAGATATCGTTAGAGAATATAGATTGTAATTTTGAACTAATTAATTTGGTCACATCTATAGAACTCATATCATTAATATCATTTTTCTGCAATAGGATACTATTTGAATCTGTAAGTCTACTATCGACTAAATCATTATCATGAATGATTGTCAAAGTTTCTGTATCAGAGTTTACTTTAATTAATTTCATAATACTTTCATTTAGTGGAGATTTCTCTACATTTAATGCAATTATTTTATCGCCTGTACGAATATCACTAAGATTCATAATTTTATTTAAGCTTTTAATAGTTTTTTCAACATTTTCCTGTGACAATGGCATTTTAAGGCTTAATAAAGTACGTATTATTTGAGTATTTTCAGTATTTTTAGGAATATTGTAGTCTTCGAGCACCCTATTAACAAATGCTTCCAACTTACTAACAGGATTGTTATTATGCGTATTAGAAATATCAAGTATTTCCTGCTCAATAGGTAATAGAAATATTCTATTATCTTCAATATTTTTTACTATAAAAGTATATTGAAGATCCTTCAAGCCTTCAATGTTTATATCAGTCTTTGCCTGCAAAATTTCCCCGTTATCTAATCGTAAAACAACA of Proteiniborus sp. DW1 contains these proteins:
- a CDS encoding peptidylprolyl isomerase translates to MSNKPIVTIELENGKNIKVELYPDVAPNTVRNFISLVSKGFYDGLTFHRVIPGFMIQGGCPQGNGTGGPSYSIKGEFKSNGFDNNLKHERGVISMARSMLPNSAGSQFFIMVEKAPHLDGEYAAFGKTIEGIEEVDRIVNVKRDYSDKPIKDQIIKKATVDTFGIEYGDVEKI
- a CDS encoding YraN family protein — protein: MGNNTRNIGLIGENIAVNYLLDNGYKILDRNFRVKAGEIDIVAQICQTIVFVEVKSRTSNRYGLPYESVNYKKQQKIIRVAQNYINFKRLINYEYRFDIIEVYLNADRKINHIQNAFWT
- a CDS encoding EscU/YscU/HrcU family type III secretion system export apparatus switch protein; translated protein: MNDDKDRKIAVALKYDENERDAPYVIAKGKGIIADNIINKGNDEGIKIIEDQLLAHSLIKLEIAQEIPEELYFAVAEILSFIYELDAEREDHGK